The following proteins come from a genomic window of Flavobacteriales bacterium:
- a CDS encoding ABC transporter permease, giving the protein MNTSFFIAKRLIRAGGQAESNTISGTRPIVRIAIAGIALGLAVMIISMAIVTGFQKEITNKIVNFGSDIVITEYSNLNAIEPQPVSKFQLFYPSLEELDGISHIQVFATKAGIIKTDDEIEGVVVKGVGADFDWSFFKQHLVDGDVFSTTDTSRSRNILISEIISKKLKLAVGDRMEIFFIQNEKQRARIFDVTGIYKTGLADFDERYVITDIAHIQRLNGWSEDQVAGFEVFVDDFDRLDELDDIVYHSIGTDLFSATVKELQPQMFDWLDLQDMNVRVIIILMLVVAGFNMISALLIMIIERVYMIGTLKSLGMNDVKIRNIFIYQALYLTSVGLFWGNLVGISLCLIQQHFGIITLPEESYYVKVVPINLQLIHILMLNAGTLFFCFLMLLLPSMVVSRIQPLKAIRFS; this is encoded by the coding sequence TTGAATACTTCCTTTTTTATTGCAAAACGCCTCATCCGAGCAGGCGGGCAGGCCGAAAGTAACACTATTTCGGGTACGCGTCCAATTGTGCGGATTGCCATCGCTGGCATCGCTTTAGGCTTAGCGGTGATGATCATTTCAATGGCCATTGTCACGGGTTTTCAGAAAGAGATCACGAATAAGATCGTGAACTTCGGTTCAGACATCGTCATTACCGAATACTCCAATCTTAATGCCATTGAGCCGCAGCCTGTTTCTAAATTCCAATTGTTCTATCCCAGTTTAGAGGAACTCGATGGCATCAGCCACATTCAGGTTTTTGCTACAAAAGCAGGCATCATTAAAACGGATGATGAAATTGAAGGTGTAGTTGTAAAAGGAGTTGGTGCCGATTTTGACTGGAGTTTCTTCAAGCAGCACTTGGTTGATGGTGATGTATTCAGCACCACTGACACATCGCGAAGTAGAAATATTCTCATTTCCGAGATCATTTCTAAGAAACTGAAACTGGCTGTAGGAGATAGGATGGAGATTTTTTTCATCCAGAATGAAAAGCAGCGTGCACGGATTTTTGACGTGACCGGAATCTATAAAACAGGGCTTGCAGATTTTGATGAACGCTACGTGATCACCGATATCGCGCACATTCAACGATTGAATGGTTGGAGTGAAGATCAGGTCGCTGGATTCGAGGTTTTTGTAGATGATTTCGACCGTTTGGATGAATTGGACGACATCGTTTATCACTCCATTGGAACAGATCTGTTTTCGGCAACGGTGAAGGAATTGCAACCGCAGATGTTCGATTGGCTTGATCTTCAGGATATGAACGTGCGCGTCATCATCATTCTCATGTTGGTGGTGGCTGGTTTCAATATGATTTCGGCCTTGCTCATCATGATCATCGAGCGCGTTTATATGATCGGCACGCTCAAATCGCTTGGAATGAATGATGTCAAGATTCGCAACATCTTCATTTATCAAGCACTTTATCTTACAAGTGTTGGGTTGTTTTGGGGAAATCTTGTTGGTATTTCACTTTGCCTGATACAACAGCATTTTGGCATTATTACGCTGCCAGAAGAAAGCTACTATGTGAAAGTTGTTCCCATCAATCTTCAACTCATTCACATATTAATGTTGAATGCAGGAACACTTTTCTTCTGTTTTCTAATGTTGCTGCTGCCTTCGATGGTCGTGTCGCGCATTCAACCTTTGAAGGCGATCCGCTTCAGTTAG
- a CDS encoding DUF1599 domain-containing protein — MADTNTQYDKALAECREIFVGKMKDYGASWRIFRPSSITDQLFIKANRIRSLEEKGVSRVGEGIYPEYIGLVNYSIMEIIQLEHGHADEADLNLDRAITWYDQYAAEAKALMERKNHDYGEAWRDMRVKSLTDMILVKILRIKEMEDNQGQSELSEGIDANLYDMINYSIFALIKLDEAKTSA; from the coding sequence ATGGCAGATACCAATACACAATACGATAAGGCGCTTGCCGAATGCCGCGAGATTTTCGTGGGCAAGATGAAGGATTATGGTGCTTCGTGGCGCATTTTTCGCCCATCTTCCATTACCGATCAACTTTTTATCAAGGCCAATCGCATTCGCAGTTTGGAAGAGAAAGGCGTGAGCAGAGTAGGAGAGGGAATCTATCCTGAATACATCGGTCTGGTGAATTATTCCATCATGGAGATCATTCAGTTGGAACATGGCCATGCGGATGAAGCTGATCTGAATCTTGATCGTGCCATTACTTGGTATGATCAATATGCAGCCGAAGCAAAAGCACTGATGGAACGAAAGAACCATGATTATGGCGAAGCGTGGCGCGATATGCGTGTGAAGTCGCTGACAGATATGATATTGGTGAAGATCCTTCGCATCAAAGAGATGGAAGACAACCAGGGTCAGAGCGAACTTTCAGAAGGAATTGATGCTAATCTGTATGATATGATCAATTACTCCATTTTTGCGTTGATAAAGCTTGATGAGGCAAAGACCTCGGCTTGA
- a CDS encoding class I SAM-dependent methyltransferase, whose product MKHDYQTTNRDAWNKRVSAHLSSEFYELEAWKAGKSSLNDIELDLLGDVQGKSILHLQCHFGQDSLSLARMGANVVGVDLSDEAIAAAKKLNEELGLNAEFVVSDVLELIGKLDQQFDIVFTSYGTIGWLPDLNKWAETISHYLKPKGKLVFVEFHPVVWMFDSEFEKIEYRYFKDEAIVETSSGTYAEKDAAFEKTEISWNHGLAEVFHALEENGLILKSFDEFDYSPYNCFNGMKKLDERKFIIEKHGNKLPLVYSLTATKK is encoded by the coding sequence ATGAAACACGACTATCAAACCACCAACCGAGACGCTTGGAACAAACGGGTTTCAGCACATTTATCATCTGAGTTCTACGAACTTGAAGCCTGGAAAGCGGGCAAATCCAGTTTGAACGATATTGAACTGGATTTGCTTGGCGATGTGCAAGGAAAATCGATTCTTCATCTTCAATGTCACTTCGGACAAGATTCGCTTTCGCTGGCACGAATGGGAGCGAATGTGGTTGGTGTTGACCTTTCGGATGAAGCCATTGCGGCAGCAAAAAAACTGAATGAAGAATTGGGTTTGAATGCTGAATTTGTGGTGAGCGATGTCCTTGAACTCATTGGTAAGCTCGATCAACAATTCGATATCGTTTTCACTTCCTACGGAACCATTGGTTGGCTGCCTGATCTGAATAAATGGGCCGAAACCATTTCGCATTACCTCAAACCAAAAGGCAAACTTGTATTTGTGGAATTTCATCCTGTGGTGTGGATGTTCGATTCGGAATTTGAGAAGATCGAATACCGTTACTTCAAAGACGAAGCAATTGTTGAAACCAGTTCTGGAACATACGCAGAGAAAGATGCAGCCTTCGAGAAAACAGAAATCAGTTGGAATCATGGGCTGGCCGAAGTGTTCCACGCACTAGAAGAAAACGGATTGATACTGAAAAGCTTTGATGAATTCGATTATTCGCCCTACAACTGTTTCAACGGAATGAAGAAATTGGACGAGCGGAAATTCATCATCGAGAAACACGGAAATAAACTTCCATTGGTTTATTCACTTACAGCCACCAAAAAATGA
- the cdaA gene encoding diadenylate cyclase CdaA — protein sequence MVLDIILGFLTFRWLDALDILIVAILLYQLYNLVRGTAAVNIFLGILSLYLLWLLVRVLNMQLLGSILGQFIGVGVLALIVVFQQEVRRFLLLIGTTGIMSGKRSPLRWFNLGKGLRNRQSLDISAIVSASLNMAHSLTGAIIVISRENSLQFYANTGEPIDAGVSAKILESIFYKNSPLHDGAVIITENRIRAARCVLPVTDDKEFPAHLGMRHRAAVGLSESSDAVAIVVSEQTGGISVTHDGKLEYDISPKQLRDLLENMFGQ from the coding sequence ATGGTGCTTGATATTATTCTAGGATTTCTGACCTTCCGTTGGCTCGATGCCTTGGACATTCTGATTGTGGCCATTCTGCTCTATCAACTTTACAATCTGGTTCGAGGAACAGCAGCCGTCAATATTTTTCTGGGCATTCTTTCGCTTTACCTACTATGGCTGCTCGTTCGAGTGCTCAATATGCAACTGCTTGGGTCGATCTTGGGACAATTCATTGGAGTTGGTGTATTGGCGTTGATCGTGGTTTTTCAGCAGGAAGTAAGGCGGTTTCTGCTACTGATCGGAACTACCGGAATCATGAGCGGAAAGCGCTCTCCACTGAGATGGTTTAATCTGGGAAAAGGGCTTCGCAATCGACAATCATTGGATATCAGCGCCATTGTTTCGGCAAGCCTGAATATGGCACATTCACTTACGGGTGCCATCATTGTGATTAGCCGCGAAAACAGTTTGCAATTTTATGCCAACACGGGCGAACCAATTGATGCGGGCGTTTCTGCAAAGATCCTCGAATCGATCTTCTACAAGAACAGTCCGTTGCACGATGGCGCGGTAATTATCACCGAAAATCGCATTAGAGCCGCTCGCTGTGTTCTTCCTGTAACGGACGACAAGGAATTCCCTGCTCATTTGGGCATGCGCCATCGAGCTGCTGTTGGTCTTTCGGAAAGTTCGGACGCAGTTGCCATTGTAGTTTCGGAACAAACTGGCGGAATTTCAGTGACACATGATGGGAAACTGGAATACGATATTTCACCGAAACAGCTCCGCGATCTGTTGGAGAACATGTTCGGTCAATGA
- a CDS encoding phosphatidylinositol-specific phospholipase C/glycerophosphodiester phosphodiesterase family protein, producing MKQLVAFSFFVFSFFVFTSFAQTVIPGHAHNDYLNKPALYEALESGLVSVEADVHLMKGELYVAHVRPLGRNKKRSLENLYLKPLFEHVQKNGRRVYPNYGGPFYLMIDFKGGGMETFNRLTELLGKYRSMLTVMEDGELKPGAVTVFLSGGRPTEGVLNAEPKLAFLDGRPSDIGQQIPAEVMPVISDNYHNHLSWNGVGEMPSEEQLKLRKLVSKVHAEGKKLRLWASPDNPNAWESFQKIGIDLINTNTPKKFAEEFGKSET from the coding sequence ATGAAGCAATTAGTCGCGTTCAGTTTTTTCGTTTTCTCCTTTTTCGTTTTCACTTCATTTGCGCAAACAGTCATTCCTGGCCATGCACACAACGATTACCTGAACAAACCAGCTCTTTATGAAGCATTGGAAAGTGGCCTCGTTTCGGTAGAAGCGGACGTACATCTGATGAAAGGAGAACTCTACGTGGCGCACGTGCGTCCCTTGGGTCGAAACAAAAAACGCTCGCTCGAAAATCTTTACCTGAAACCGCTTTTTGAGCACGTTCAGAAAAATGGCAGAAGGGTTTATCCGAACTATGGCGGACCGTTTTACCTGATGATTGATTTTAAAGGTGGCGGAATGGAAACCTTCAATCGACTGACAGAACTTTTGGGAAAATACCGTTCCATGCTAACGGTTATGGAAGATGGAGAACTGAAACCTGGAGCAGTAACCGTTTTCCTTTCAGGAGGAAGACCGACCGAAGGCGTTCTGAATGCTGAACCCAAACTGGCATTTTTGGATGGACGACCGAGCGATATTGGACAACAGATTCCTGCCGAAGTGATGCCTGTTATCAGCGACAATTACCACAATCATCTTTCGTGGAACGGAGTAGGAGAAATGCCTTCGGAAGAGCAACTCAAACTCAGAAAACTGGTTTCAAAGGTTCATGCTGAAGGCAAGAAACTACGGCTTTGGGCATCACCAGACAATCCGAATGCTTGGGAATCTTTTCAGAAAATCGGCATTGACCTGATCAACACGAACACTCCGAAAAAATTTGCTGAGGAATTCGGAAAATCGGAGACGTAA
- a CDS encoding DoxX family membrane protein → MKLITDIARYFVGVLFIFSGIVKANDPLGFSYKLEEYFEEFAKLGEYWGFLEPFFHFCHDYALPQAIFLVVLEVVLGVAILVRFKTRLTATLLLLLIMFFTALTFASAYFGIVKTCGCFGDAIPLTAWESFYKDVILSVLILIIFIRQKQISISETGVNDFVLAGVGSLIMLKLSYDLEWFFPFWFLVSTFTFFFLVRLVEHRKAPMFTTILATFAMAFFTFYTYSYLPAKDFRAYAPGKSIAEQMEGIPDKLKYFYILRDKETGKEQEFEKFPENYQEKYEYVDSRTEVIEQGVEPKIMDFSITSAEGEDLTEDFLMSENFTFLLISYDLNLAVTQPQPRINELAARLQEKGYRFVGLTSSSPQNAVAFAQENSNPFSYLFCDQIVLKTIIRSNPGLLLLKDGKVYGKWHYNDLPELQVLELDYLNQP, encoded by the coding sequence ATGAAACTGATAACTGATATAGCCCGATATTTTGTAGGTGTACTGTTCATTTTTTCGGGCATTGTAAAAGCCAACGACCCGCTAGGTTTTAGCTATAAACTCGAAGAATATTTTGAGGAGTTTGCCAAGTTGGGCGAGTATTGGGGCTTCTTAGAACCATTTTTCCATTTCTGTCATGATTACGCGCTTCCGCAGGCCATTTTTCTAGTTGTGTTGGAAGTTGTGCTTGGCGTTGCCATTTTGGTTCGTTTTAAGACCAGACTTACAGCAACGCTTCTGTTGTTGTTGATCATGTTTTTTACCGCACTTACGTTTGCATCGGCCTATTTTGGCATTGTAAAAACCTGCGGATGTTTTGGCGATGCCATTCCACTTACAGCTTGGGAAAGCTTTTATAAGGATGTCATCTTATCGGTTTTGATTCTGATCATTTTCATCAGACAGAAGCAGATCAGTATTTCCGAAACAGGCGTCAACGATTTTGTGTTGGCGGGCGTTGGGTCGCTGATCATGCTGAAGTTGTCTTACGACCTCGAATGGTTTTTCCCATTCTGGTTTTTGGTTTCAACCTTCACCTTCTTCTTCTTGGTGCGCTTGGTAGAGCACCGAAAAGCACCCATGTTCACTACCATTCTGGCAACTTTTGCTATGGCATTTTTTACATTCTATACCTACAGTTATCTACCTGCGAAGGATTTCCGTGCTTACGCTCCGGGAAAAAGCATTGCTGAACAGATGGAAGGCATTCCAGACAAGTTAAAGTACTTCTACATCTTGCGCGATAAGGAAACGGGTAAAGAACAAGAGTTTGAGAAGTTCCCAGAGAACTATCAAGAGAAGTATGAGTACGTAGATTCGAGAACAGAAGTGATTGAGCAGGGCGTTGAACCTAAGATCATGGATTTCTCCATCACATCTGCCGAAGGCGAAGATCTTACCGAAGATTTCTTGATGAGTGAGAACTTCACGTTCCTTCTTATTTCTTATGACCTGAATTTGGCGGTAACGCAGCCTCAGCCACGAATCAATGAGCTTGCGGCACGCTTGCAGGAAAAAGGCTACAGGTTTGTCGGTTTGACTTCCAGTTCTCCGCAAAATGCTGTTGCTTTTGCACAGGAGAACAGCAATCCTTTCAGCTACCTTTTCTGCGATCAGATCGTGCTAAAAACCATCATTCGTTCCAATCCCGGATTATTGCTTTTAAAGGATGGAAAAGTGTATGGCAAGTGGCATTACAATGATCTGCCAGAGCTTCAGGTGTTGGAGTTGGATTATCTCAATCAGCCTTAA
- the folP gene encoding dihydropteroate synthase codes for MSGKNSLTNEDRPTRFSKPNRSLNCRGRLVILDRPLVMGILNLTPDSFFDGGKFNSVDAALKHAEQMLNEGADILDLGAYSSRPGADNISEEEEFNRLLPALEAIVSQFPDALISIDTFRSVVAKKALEIGAHIINDISGGNLDSELPAVAAKFSAPYICMHMKGTPQNMQKNLERKPITPEVLSFFAQRVPQLVKQGVNDVIIDPGFGFGKTFDQNYELVDRLGDFAIFGKPILVGVSRKSMIKKKYGESPEQTLRGTIEVNRQLLQNGADILRVHDVKEAVEIISEL; via the coding sequence ATGAGCGGCAAAAATAGCTTAACCAACGAAGATAGACCTACTAGGTTTTCAAAACCTAACAGGTCTTTAAATTGCCGAGGTAGACTGGTCATACTCGACCGTCCATTAGTTATGGGAATTCTGAACCTAACGCCTGACAGTTTTTTCGATGGCGGAAAGTTCAATTCCGTGGATGCTGCTTTGAAACATGCCGAGCAAATGCTCAATGAAGGTGCGGATATTCTGGATCTTGGTGCTTACAGCAGTCGACCTGGGGCAGACAATATTTCGGAAGAAGAAGAGTTTAATCGCCTTCTACCAGCTTTGGAAGCCATCGTTTCGCAGTTTCCTGATGCGCTGATCTCCATTGACACATTCCGTTCTGTAGTTGCCAAAAAAGCCTTGGAAATTGGAGCGCACATCATCAACGATATTTCGGGCGGAAATCTGGATAGTGAATTGCCTGCGGTTGCCGCCAAATTCTCTGCACCTTACATCTGCATGCACATGAAAGGTACGCCTCAAAACATGCAGAAGAACTTAGAACGTAAACCAATCACACCCGAAGTGCTTTCATTCTTCGCACAGCGAGTTCCTCAATTGGTGAAACAAGGCGTTAATGATGTGATCATTGACCCCGGTTTTGGCTTTGGAAAAACCTTTGATCAGAACTACGAACTGGTTGACCGTCTTGGCGATTTCGCCATTTTTGGGAAACCCATTTTGGTTGGTGTTTCTCGCAAAAGCATGATTAAAAAGAAATATGGCGAAAGCCCTGAACAAACCTTAAGAGGAACGATTGAAGTGAACCGCCAATTGCTGCAAAATGGAGCTGATATTCTGAGGGTTCATGATGTGAAAGAGGCGGTTGAAATAATTTCCGAACTTTAG
- a CDS encoding type II toxin-antitoxin system RelE/ParE family toxin: MAQRTVVWTDTAKLQRRKILEYWNTRNGSTQYSKKLLKFIRARIKQLVKHPFSGKETEVVGTRITSLGHFSIVYQLTTTQLIVIGFWDTRQDPEKLLGSLK, from the coding sequence ATGGCTCAGCGAACAGTAGTTTGGACGGATACTGCCAAACTCCAAAGACGAAAGATTCTCGAATACTGGAATACAAGAAACGGTTCTACCCAGTATTCCAAAAAGCTTCTCAAATTCATTCGCGCACGAATTAAACAATTGGTAAAACACCCGTTTTCAGGAAAAGAAACCGAAGTAGTAGGAACAAGAATTACTTCACTCGGTCACTTTAGTATCGTTTATCAGCTAACTACAACTCAGTTAATTGTCATTGGATTTTGGGATACACGCCAAGACCCCGAAAAGCTGCTTGGTTCGCTCAAATGA